From a region of the Paraburkholderia hospita genome:
- a CDS encoding catalase family peroxidase, translated as MNSKSRASTARCMPCRFAAIGAAVFALAGTFAYAAGWLTPSRLTTYRIINQFQANSGPHPGYRRNHAKGLCVEGYFDSNGNAASISRAQVFTQGRTPVIGRFAIPGGNPSAPDASVPVRSFALLFTQRDGEQWRTAMNSTPVFAVHTPEQFYQQLVAAQPDSKTGKPDPAKLKAFYATHPETQPFQQWVKTYPASSGLGNAAYYSINAFRFTDASGQEHAVRWSVEPEASYAPVDPEEKNDPGFLSQQFDEQLKHGNVRWHLIVTLANAGDSTSDATLQWPADRQRIDAGTVVIERSAPQADGVCRDVNFDPTVLPDGIAPSDDPLLAARSAAYAVSYQRRTREEALHHAPATSQP; from the coding sequence ATGAATTCAAAGTCCCGAGCGTCGACGGCCCGCTGCATGCCATGCCGATTCGCCGCGATCGGCGCAGCGGTATTCGCGCTCGCTGGCACTTTCGCGTATGCGGCCGGCTGGCTCACGCCTTCACGCCTCACGACGTATCGCATCATCAACCAGTTCCAGGCGAACAGCGGCCCACACCCGGGCTATCGCCGCAATCACGCGAAAGGGCTTTGCGTAGAGGGCTATTTCGACAGCAACGGCAATGCAGCGTCGATTTCGCGCGCGCAGGTTTTCACGCAGGGCCGCACGCCCGTCATCGGCCGCTTTGCGATTCCCGGTGGTAATCCATCAGCGCCCGATGCCAGCGTGCCGGTTCGCAGCTTCGCACTGCTCTTCACACAACGCGACGGCGAGCAATGGCGCACGGCCATGAATTCAACGCCCGTGTTCGCGGTGCATACACCCGAGCAGTTCTATCAGCAACTCGTCGCCGCACAGCCGGATTCGAAGACGGGCAAGCCCGATCCCGCGAAGCTGAAGGCGTTTTATGCGACGCACCCCGAAACGCAGCCGTTTCAGCAATGGGTGAAGACGTATCCGGCATCGTCCGGTCTTGGGAATGCCGCGTACTACAGCATCAACGCGTTCCGCTTTACCGACGCGAGTGGACAGGAGCACGCGGTGCGCTGGTCCGTGGAGCCGGAAGCGTCATATGCGCCTGTCGATCCGGAAGAGAAGAACGATCCCGGCTTTCTGTCACAGCAGTTCGACGAACAACTGAAGCACGGCAACGTGCGCTGGCATCTGATCGTGACGCTTGCGAACGCCGGCGATTCCACCAGCGACGCGACGCTGCAATGGCCCGCCGACCGGCAGCGCATCGACGCGGGCACCGTTGTTATCGAACGTAGCGCGCCGCAAGCGGATGGCGTGTGCCGCGACGTGAACTTCGATCCGACTGTACTGCCGGATGGCATCGCGCCTTCGGACGACCCACTGCTCGCGGCGCGTTCGGCGGCCTACGCCGTGTCGTATCAGCGGCGCACACGGGAAGAAGCGCTGCATCACGCGCCCGCCACTTCGCAACCCTGA
- a CDS encoding DUF1349 domain-containing protein → MFEQCDWFNEPSTWSRDGDTLNVTTDPKTDFWRNTHYGFTRDSGHCFGVRTQGDFTAQVRVRGQFHALYDQAGLMVRVDESTWLKAGVEFTDDVLMMSSVLTVGQSDWAIGAPIAATDGFWMRATVARGVLRVQYSIDGTTWPLLRLAPFPLAAHYFVGPVCCTPERGGLNVEFSSFTVAEPLQKDLHDLS, encoded by the coding sequence GTGTTCGAACAATGCGATTGGTTCAATGAGCCGTCGACCTGGTCGCGCGACGGCGATACGCTCAACGTGACGACCGATCCGAAAACCGACTTTTGGCGCAACACGCATTACGGCTTCACGCGCGATTCGGGTCACTGCTTCGGAGTCCGCACGCAAGGCGATTTCACCGCACAGGTGCGCGTGCGCGGACAGTTTCATGCGCTATACGATCAGGCGGGATTGATGGTGCGCGTCGACGAGTCGACATGGCTGAAGGCGGGTGTCGAATTCACCGATGACGTATTGATGATGAGCAGCGTATTGACGGTCGGTCAGTCGGACTGGGCCATCGGTGCGCCCATTGCGGCGACGGACGGCTTCTGGATGCGTGCAACCGTCGCGCGAGGCGTGTTGCGCGTGCAATATTCAATCGACGGAACAACGTGGCCTCTGCTGCGGCTTGCGCCCTTTCCTTTGGCAGCACACTACTTCGTTGGCCCCGTGTGCTGTACACCCGAACGCGGTGGATTGAATGTCGAGTTCTCCAGCTTCACCGTAGCCGAGCCGTTGCAGAAGGATCTGCACGATCTGAGTTGA
- the xylB gene encoding xylulokinase: MTFLGIDLGTSEVKVILTDDASQTLATSGVRLDVAQPHPHWSEQNPHAWWQATLDAVAAVRGENPGAFAALRGIGLSGQMHGATLLDAKGEVLRPAILWNDTRAFAECAELEALVPESREITGNLAMPGFTAPKLLWLAKHEPDIFRAASKVLLPKDYLAWRLTGDFVSDMSDASGTLWLDVAKRDWSDRMLAATGLTRAHMPRLVEGSASAAQLSEALRRDWGIAGPVVLCGGAGDNAASAIGMGVAEAGSAFLSLGTSGVLFAGTDRFAPNPAQGVHAFCHCLPDRWHQMSVILSAASSLGWLSKVVNREVGSLPELASTADPAAAPIFLPYLSGERTPHNDANARGVFWGLTGAHTTGDLAYSVMEGVAFAMADGYAALQSAGTTLQSASFIGGGSRSPFWANLCATATGITMHRHEGSDVGAALGAARLARLAVTGESISEVCLAPPTLESCEPDRAQAPLLAHRLARYRSIYQALKAGFAEQA, encoded by the coding sequence GTGACTTTCCTTGGAATCGACCTCGGCACCTCCGAGGTAAAAGTAATTCTGACCGATGACGCGTCCCAGACGCTCGCGACAAGCGGCGTGCGTCTGGATGTAGCACAGCCGCATCCGCACTGGTCGGAGCAGAATCCCCATGCGTGGTGGCAGGCCACGCTCGATGCCGTTGCCGCCGTGCGTGGCGAGAATCCCGGCGCATTCGCGGCGCTGCGGGGCATCGGGCTCTCGGGACAGATGCACGGCGCGACGCTGCTCGACGCGAAAGGCGAAGTACTCAGGCCCGCGATACTCTGGAACGACACGCGCGCGTTCGCCGAATGCGCGGAACTGGAAGCGCTCGTGCCCGAATCGCGCGAGATCACAGGCAATCTCGCGATGCCCGGTTTCACCGCGCCCAAGCTGCTTTGGCTCGCAAAGCACGAACCCGATATATTTCGTGCCGCGTCCAAAGTGCTCTTGCCGAAAGACTATCTCGCGTGGCGGCTCACGGGCGATTTCGTGTCCGACATGTCGGACGCTTCGGGCACGCTATGGCTCGATGTCGCGAAGCGCGACTGGTCCGACCGCATGCTCGCGGCGACGGGATTGACGCGTGCGCACATGCCGCGCCTCGTCGAAGGCAGCGCGAGCGCTGCGCAGTTGAGCGAGGCATTGCGGCGCGACTGGGGCATTGCCGGTCCCGTCGTGCTATGCGGCGGCGCTGGCGACAACGCGGCAAGCGCGATCGGCATGGGCGTGGCGGAAGCGGGCAGCGCGTTTCTGTCGCTCGGCACATCGGGCGTGCTGTTCGCTGGCACCGATCGCTTCGCGCCGAATCCGGCGCAAGGCGTGCATGCGTTCTGTCATTGCTTGCCGGACCGCTGGCATCAGATGAGTGTGATTCTGTCGGCGGCATCGAGCCTTGGGTGGCTGTCGAAAGTCGTGAACCGCGAAGTCGGCAGTTTGCCCGAGCTCGCGAGCACGGCCGATCCCGCGGCTGCGCCGATCTTTCTGCCCTATCTGAGCGGCGAGCGCACGCCGCATAACGATGCGAACGCGCGCGGCGTGTTCTGGGGTTTGACGGGCGCGCACACGACGGGCGATCTCGCATACAGCGTGATGGAAGGCGTTGCGTTCGCGATGGCCGATGGCTACGCAGCGCTGCAAAGCGCAGGTACGACGTTGCAGAGCGCGTCGTTCATCGGCGGCGGCTCGCGCAGCCCGTTCTGGGCCAATCTGTGCGCGACGGCAACGGGCATCACGATGCATCGTCACGAAGGCAGCGACGTGGGCGCGGCACTCGGCGCGGCTCGCCTTGCACGGCTCGCGGTGACGGGCGAATCGATCAGCGAAGTCTGCCTTGCCCCCCCGACGCTCGAGTCCTGCGAGCCCGATCGTGCACAGGCGCCGTTGCTTGCGCACAGGCTTGCGCGTTATCGCAGCATTTATCAGGCGCTCAAGGCGGGTTTCGCGGAACAGGCTTGA
- a CDS encoding DUF4148 domain-containing protein has translation MKKLALLTVSIAALASTAFASNAFAQEKTRAEVRQELIQAEQNGSQFVTDTSYPEVAPIYQQQVAHQKVAQESEGAGMAGTHAAGSRMPVTGANTGMSTCVGPVSYCSVYFGS, from the coding sequence ATGAAAAAGCTTGCACTGTTGACTGTTTCGATCGCTGCACTCGCTTCGACGGCATTCGCATCGAACGCATTTGCGCAGGAGAAGACGCGCGCAGAAGTCCGTCAGGAACTGATCCAGGCCGAGCAGAACGGCTCGCAGTTCGTGACCGACACGTCGTATCCCGAAGTCGCCCCCATCTATCAGCAACAGGTCGCTCACCAGAAGGTTGCGCAGGAAAGCGAAGGCGCCGGCATGGCGGGCACGCACGCCGCGGGATCGCGGATGCCCGTCACGGGCGCGAACACAGGCATGTCGACATGCGTCGGTCCCGTCAGCTATTGCTCGGTGTACTTCGGCAGTTGA
- a CDS encoding MFS transporter, which produces MASIETTHATGRVDAVRPLEDRTLRKIVVASVAGNAMEWYDFFVYGTAAALVFGQLFFPVGADPLIGTLGAFAAFAMGFVARPLGGVVFGHIGDRYGRKASLVWTLLIMGVATFAIGLLPTYAQIGIWSPVALVVLRLLQGVASGGEWGGGVLMISESAPPEKRGYYAAWSQLGVGGGFVLSSAAFLAAQSLPHDAFISWGWRLPFLASIAIFAIGVYIRHSLPESRDFEQTEKRGEKTHMPVVEVIKRHPKEILMAMGLRVAENGGAYIFLAFSLVYGKFVGIASSVMLTGVMLAMVVEMGAMLAWGRLSDRIGRKPVYMIGAAGLIVMAFPFFWLLDTHQTPWIYLALILGTAVCHGAMIGTLPALVGELFSTEVRYSGVALGHEVASIFAGGLSPLIAIALLARYHAYWPVSIFLMVLGAITVVTLRFTHETRAVR; this is translated from the coding sequence ATGGCTTCCATCGAAACCACGCACGCAACCGGCCGCGTTGACGCTGTCCGGCCTCTCGAAGACAGGACGTTGCGCAAGATCGTCGTAGCGTCCGTCGCAGGCAACGCGATGGAATGGTACGACTTCTTCGTCTATGGCACGGCGGCCGCGCTCGTGTTCGGACAGTTGTTCTTTCCTGTGGGCGCCGATCCCTTGATCGGCACGCTCGGCGCATTTGCCGCGTTCGCCATGGGTTTCGTCGCGCGGCCGTTGGGCGGCGTCGTGTTCGGCCATATCGGCGACCGCTACGGGCGCAAGGCGTCGCTCGTCTGGACGCTGCTCATCATGGGTGTCGCGACATTCGCGATCGGACTGCTGCCGACGTATGCGCAGATCGGCATCTGGTCGCCTGTTGCGCTCGTCGTATTGCGGCTGCTGCAAGGCGTTGCATCAGGTGGCGAATGGGGCGGCGGCGTCTTGATGATCAGCGAAAGCGCACCGCCCGAAAAACGCGGCTATTACGCCGCGTGGAGCCAGTTGGGCGTGGGCGGCGGATTCGTGTTGTCGTCAGCTGCGTTTCTCGCGGCGCAGTCGCTGCCGCACGATGCGTTTATCAGCTGGGGCTGGAGACTGCCCTTTCTCGCGAGCATCGCGATCTTTGCTATTGGCGTCTATATCAGGCACAGCCTGCCGGAAAGCCGGGATTTCGAACAGACTGAAAAGCGTGGGGAGAAAACCCATATGCCCGTCGTCGAGGTCATCAAGCGGCATCCGAAAGAGATCTTGATGGCGATGGGGCTGCGCGTGGCGGAAAACGGCGGCGCTTATATCTTTCTCGCGTTTTCGCTTGTGTATGGAAAGTTTGTGGGGATCGCCAGCTCGGTAATGTTGACGGGCGTCATGCTGGCAATGGTCGTCGAAATGGGCGCGATGCTGGCCTGGGGACGTCTGTCAGATCGCATTGGACGAAAGCCTGTGTACATGATCGGCGCGGCAGGATTGATCGTGATGGCCTTTCCGTTCTTCTGGTTGCTCGATACGCACCAGACGCCGTGGATCTATCTTGCGCTTATTCTCGGCACAGCCGTTTGTCACGGCGCGATGATCGGTACGTTGCCCGCACTCGTCGGCGAACTGTTCAGCACCGAAGTGCGATATTCAGGCGTGGCGCTTGGGCATGAAGTGGCGTCGATCTTCGCTGGCGGGCTGTCGCCGCTGATCGCAATCGCGTTGCTTGCCCGTTATCACGCTTACTGGCCGGTTTCGATCTTCCTGATGGTGCTCGGCGCGATTACTGTTGTGACGCTCAGGTTTACGCATGAGACGCGTGCGGTTCGATGA
- a CDS encoding cytochrome b, with amino-acid sequence MTNTSRHFSPLARLLHWTMAVLILAMLFVGVAMVATVSHAHATLIALHRPLGVALLVLALIRVVVRLKNGSPALPDDMPALQRFAAKASHLVLYGLFIAMPLIGWAMLSAGGYPVVLFGAWHLPAIVPQDVDLFALLRALHTSLAFALFATVLAHIAAALFHRLIRRDGVFSSMARGGR; translated from the coding sequence ATGACGAACACCTCTCGCCATTTCTCTCCGCTCGCGCGCCTGTTGCACTGGACCATGGCAGTGCTGATTCTCGCGATGCTATTCGTCGGCGTCGCAATGGTCGCGACCGTCTCGCACGCACATGCAACGCTTATCGCATTGCATCGGCCGCTTGGCGTTGCGTTGCTCGTGCTCGCCTTGATTCGCGTCGTAGTGCGATTGAAGAACGGCAGCCCCGCACTGCCCGACGATATGCCCGCATTGCAGCGCTTCGCAGCCAAGGCATCGCATCTCGTGCTGTATGGGCTATTCATCGCGATGCCGTTGATCGGTTGGGCAATGCTCTCGGCGGGCGGCTATCCCGTCGTGTTGTTCGGCGCCTGGCATCTGCCCGCAATCGTGCCGCAAGACGTGGATCTGTTCGCGTTGTTGCGCGCGTTGCATACGTCGCTCGCATTCGCGCTGTTCGCGACTGTGCTCGCGCATATCGCGGCAGCCCTCTTTCATCGACTCATTCGTCGCGACGGCGTATTCTCCAGCATGGCTCGCGGCGGACGTTAG
- a CDS encoding aspartate/glutamate racemase family protein, translating into MRIACLHTAESNVAVFDTVAQQLNLPQGSLHHEVRADLLAAAELARGLTPDIERQTCDVLLNLGRGADVVLLTCSTLGPCISAEAANAPVPMIRVDSALAEEATRAGGKVIALCAVETTLAPTARIFTGAAKRSGAEVEIRLVQGAWQLFKAGEQAAYLAKIAAATEDAYQDGATIVVLAQASMAGAAALLTRAMKPLTSPASGLIAAMNALRP; encoded by the coding sequence ATGCGCATCGCGTGCTTACACACGGCAGAAAGTAACGTCGCGGTGTTCGACACAGTGGCACAGCAGTTGAATCTGCCACAGGGCTCGCTCCACCATGAAGTGCGTGCTGACCTCCTCGCAGCTGCAGAACTCGCTCGCGGGCTGACCCCGGACATCGAACGTCAGACTTGTGATGTCCTGTTGAATCTGGGGCGTGGTGCGGATGTAGTACTTCTCACATGTTCCACTCTGGGGCCCTGTATCTCAGCCGAAGCGGCCAATGCCCCTGTCCCCATGATACGAGTCGACAGTGCCTTGGCAGAAGAGGCGACGCGTGCCGGCGGCAAAGTGATTGCGCTATGCGCTGTTGAGACGACGCTGGCGCCGACTGCACGGATATTTACGGGCGCAGCGAAGCGATCCGGGGCTGAGGTCGAGATCCGGCTGGTGCAGGGCGCCTGGCAGCTGTTTAAAGCGGGCGAACAGGCCGCTTACCTGGCGAAGATCGCTGCCGCAACGGAAGACGCCTACCAGGACGGCGCCACGATTGTCGTCTTGGCTCAGGCATCCATGGCGGGCGCCGCAGCGTTATTGACGCGAGCGATGAAGCCGCTCACCAGCCCGGCAAGCGGTCTCATCGCCGCGATGAATGCCCTGCGCCCATAA
- a CDS encoding EAL domain-containing protein, with protein sequence MHTPRLMNQLEQRVSEGLLAGEFRLAFQGIYDVQTGKLARVEALIRWMHPDYGMLLPDAFLVALDHPLVALQLTYHVIDGACRALAHAQRQGQRVCPIAVNVPPRVVADEHFPATVMQIARLHGVEPDLLELELVETEDATRLLAAPPLTKPLREAGMRLAIDDFGTGYSSLALLSTIDVDTVKVAREMLDGVPDCPRASAVASGVLSMLERLNVAVVVEGVETRALARWLAQWPKVLAQGFFYARPTFEYADVPLQERYVAL encoded by the coding sequence ATGCACACGCCGCGCCTGATGAACCAACTCGAACAACGCGTGAGCGAAGGTCTTCTCGCCGGTGAATTCCGGCTCGCGTTTCAGGGCATCTACGATGTGCAGACAGGCAAGCTCGCGCGCGTCGAAGCGCTGATCCGCTGGATGCATCCGGACTACGGCATGCTGTTGCCCGATGCCTTTCTCGTCGCGCTCGATCATCCCCTCGTCGCGTTGCAACTGACCTATCACGTGATCGACGGCGCATGCCGGGCGCTGGCTCACGCGCAGCGCCAGGGGCAACGGGTGTGTCCGATCGCTGTCAATGTGCCGCCGCGCGTCGTCGCCGACGAGCACTTTCCGGCCACTGTGATGCAGATCGCGCGTCTGCATGGCGTCGAACCCGATCTGCTCGAACTCGAACTCGTCGAAACGGAAGACGCGACTCGCTTGCTGGCTGCGCCGCCTCTGACGAAGCCGTTGCGCGAAGCAGGCATGCGTCTCGCAATCGACGACTTCGGCACCGGCTATTCGTCGCTCGCGCTTCTGAGCACGATCGATGTCGATACGGTTAAGGTCGCGCGCGAAATGCTCGATGGCGTGCCGGACTGTCCGCGCGCGTCAGCCGTCGCATCGGGCGTACTGTCGATGCTCGAAAGGCTGAATGTCGCGGTGGTGGTGGAGGGCGTCGAAACGAGGGCGCTCGCGCGCTGGCTCGCGCAATGGCCCAAGGTGCTCGCGCAGGGGTTTTTCTACGCGCGCCCGACCTTCGAGTACGCCGACGTTCCCCTTCAGGAGCGATACGTCGCGCTGTAG
- a CDS encoding DUF1330 domain-containing protein, translating into MSTFAVAHLHEVKMGVEIVEYLKRIDATLAPYCGHFVLHGGRCERLEGNWRGDLVAIEFPNRDLARAWYRSAAYQAILPLRTDNSIGDVILIDAVPASHVATDVLCG; encoded by the coding sequence ATGTCAACGTTTGCCGTCGCGCATCTGCATGAAGTGAAGATGGGTGTGGAGATCGTCGAGTACCTGAAGCGTATCGATGCGACGCTTGCGCCTTATTGCGGCCATTTCGTGCTGCATGGTGGCCGTTGCGAACGGCTCGAAGGCAACTGGCGCGGCGACCTGGTCGCCATTGAGTTTCCGAATCGAGACCTCGCGCGCGCATGGTACCGATCTGCCGCCTATCAGGCGATTCTGCCGCTGCGCACGGACAATTCGATCGGCGATGTGATTCTGATCGACGCGGTGCCGGCCTCGCACGTCGCGACGGATGTGTTGTGCGGATAA